In Sporosarcina psychrophila, a genomic segment contains:
- a CDS encoding class I SAM-dependent methyltransferase, whose translation MKDHVITNIVECMASSEEVQRIQTEHRLKLVESWGIKEGSSVLEIGCGQGDTTAALAYIVGEQGFVLGIDIASPDYGAPITVGDSARYLQQSKLGKQLKMEFNVDVLSAEVDFPEKSFDYIVFSHCSWYLKSFEELEGILKKVRKWGKTLCFAEWDSRIQMIEQYPHFLAVLIQSQYECFKESSLSNVRTLFTPMDIKRVVENAGWTIVNEQSVHSPKLQDAEWEIAMTVADYKEEINNLVDLPGKLKSLIQSEVILLEEAQKNHAIKPMSTYVFIAE comes from the coding sequence ATGAAAGATCACGTGATTACAAACATTGTAGAATGTATGGCTTCCAGTGAAGAGGTTCAACGAATTCAGACAGAGCATCGTCTTAAGCTCGTTGAGTCCTGGGGAATAAAAGAAGGAAGTAGTGTTTTAGAAATCGGTTGTGGGCAGGGGGATACGACGGCTGCGTTAGCTTATATCGTTGGAGAACAAGGATTTGTTCTCGGGATAGATATTGCATCTCCAGATTATGGAGCCCCGATAACTGTAGGTGATTCTGCTCGTTATTTACAGCAGTCTAAGTTAGGAAAGCAGCTTAAAATGGAATTTAACGTTGATGTTTTATCAGCAGAGGTAGATTTTCCTGAAAAAAGTTTTGACTATATTGTTTTCTCACATTGTTCCTGGTACTTAAAATCATTTGAGGAACTCGAGGGGATTTTAAAGAAGGTTAGAAAATGGGGCAAGACCTTATGTTTTGCTGAATGGGATTCAAGAATTCAAATGATTGAGCAATACCCTCATTTCTTGGCCGTGCTTATTCAATCCCAGTATGAGTGCTTCAAAGAAAGCAGTCTTTCAAATGTACGTACCTTATTTACACCAATGGATATAAAGCGTGTTGTCGAAAATGCAGGCTGGACAATTGTAAATGAGCAATCCGTTCATTCTCCTAAGCTACAAGATGCGGAATGGGAAATTGCGATGACCGTAGCTGATTACAAAGAGGAGATTAATAACCTTGTTGATCTGCCTGGAAAACTAAAATCACTAATTCAATCTGAAGTGATTTTGTTAGAAGAAGCGCAAAAGAATCATGCGATTAAACCGATGTCAACCTACGTATTTATCGCAGAATAG
- a CDS encoding MFS transporter, giving the protein MKKYSKEENSWIFYDWANSAYSIIITTAVFPLYYKAVATDAGVSMSNSTAYLGYTVAIATFILAMIGPLLGTIADYEGLKKKFFLFFFLMGTAATLSLAFVPGGNWLWLLIIYTITAVGFHGANIFYDAFLVDVTPEERMNKISARGFGLGYIGSTIPFIISIAIILLAGKEIIPLTTSTASRIAFVITAIWWFVFTIPMVKNVHQIHGIKREPNLLASSFRRLGGTFKEIRKYRTVFLFLLAYFFYIDGVGTIISMSTAYGSDLGISAENLLIILFVTQVVAAPFAILYGKLAQKFTGKKMLYVGICVYIIVCIYAFFMKTTMDFWVLAMLVATSQGGIQALSRSYFARLVPKEKSNEFFGFYNIFGKFASVMGPLLVAVTAQMTGSSAYGVFSLIILFIIGIIILSRVPEPDVKITTT; this is encoded by the coding sequence GTGAAGAAGTACAGTAAAGAGGAGAACAGTTGGATTTTCTATGACTGGGCAAACTCGGCATATTCGATTATTATCACGACTGCGGTGTTTCCGCTTTATTATAAGGCGGTGGCGACGGATGCAGGCGTGAGTATGTCGAATTCAACTGCTTATTTGGGGTATACAGTTGCTATTGCAACATTCATACTCGCGATGATTGGACCTCTTTTAGGAACGATTGCCGATTATGAAGGATTAAAGAAGAAGTTCTTTCTATTCTTTTTCCTTATGGGGACAGCTGCGACACTTTCATTGGCATTCGTACCGGGCGGTAACTGGTTATGGTTATTGATCATCTACACCATCACAGCCGTTGGTTTTCATGGGGCAAATATATTTTACGATGCATTTTTAGTGGACGTTACACCAGAGGAGCGAATGAACAAGATATCGGCAAGGGGCTTCGGGTTGGGCTATATCGGGAGCACAATTCCGTTCATTATCAGTATTGCTATTATTCTTTTAGCAGGTAAAGAGATTATTCCACTTACGACGTCAACCGCAAGTAGGATAGCCTTTGTCATTACAGCGATTTGGTGGTTTGTGTTCACAATTCCGATGGTCAAAAATGTTCATCAGATCCATGGTATTAAGCGTGAACCAAATTTATTGGCAAGTAGTTTCAGACGTCTTGGCGGTACATTTAAAGAAATCCGCAAATACCGGACAGTTTTTTTATTTTTATTGGCTTATTTCTTTTATATAGACGGAGTTGGAACAATTATTTCAATGTCCACGGCTTACGGATCGGATTTAGGGATTAGCGCAGAAAACCTTCTTATTATCTTGTTTGTCACGCAGGTTGTGGCGGCGCCATTCGCAATTCTTTACGGCAAATTGGCGCAGAAGTTTACCGGGAAAAAGATGTTATACGTGGGAATCTGTGTTTATATCATTGTGTGTATTTATGCGTTTTTCATGAAAACAACGATGGACTTCTGGGTCTTGGCGATGCTCGTTGCAACGTCACAAGGCGGCATTCAAGCATTGAGTCGTTCATATTTTGCAAGGCTTGTACCAAAAGAAAAGTCGAATGAGTTTTTCGGCTTCTATAATATTTTCGGTAAATTTGCGTCCGTCATGGGGCCTTTACTGGTAGCAGTGACTGCCCAGATGACTGGAAGCTCTGCATACGGGGTATTCAGCCTGATAATCCTGTTCATTATCGGAATCATTATTCTCTCACGTGTTCCTGAACCAGATGTAAAGATAACAACGACATAA
- a CDS encoding CBS domain-containing protein has protein sequence MHVRDLLLERLEVATVKIDQTVREVLDQINASGYRCIPVVDSEDFYKGMIYKVHLIEYLYEDNGDENSKIDHLLKHQDTFITERSSFLSALIEIKSLPFLSVVENEKLVGILTHNSVESVLEDAFGLKTGGINLTLSSTEAKGMIEKLTKTLRGENIEGMFTLDNGSVLARRVVITLESGKTDAEIDKLTEKLEKGGFRILQVDKIDKVD, from the coding sequence ATGCATGTAAGAGACCTACTTTTAGAGCGACTTGAAGTTGCCACAGTGAAGATCGATCAAACCGTGAGAGAAGTGCTGGATCAAATCAATGCGAGTGGATATAGATGTATTCCCGTTGTTGACAGCGAAGACTTCTATAAAGGTATGATTTATAAAGTTCACTTGATAGAATATCTGTACGAAGACAATGGGGATGAGAATTCAAAAATCGACCATTTGTTGAAGCATCAAGATACATTCATAACAGAACGTTCCTCTTTTTTAAGTGCACTCATCGAAATTAAGTCACTACCTTTTTTAAGCGTTGTAGAAAACGAGAAACTCGTTGGGATATTAACGCATAATAGTGTTGAAAGTGTGTTGGAAGATGCATTCGGATTAAAAACGGGGGGCATCAATCTTACGCTATCTTCGACTGAAGCTAAAGGTATGATTGAAAAACTGACGAAAACGTTACGCGGTGAAAACATTGAAGGCATGTTCACGCTGGATAATGGTTCCGTTCTTGCTCGAAGAGTAGTTATCACACTTGAAAGCGGAAAGACTGATGCAGAAATCGATAAACTAACCGAAAAACTTGAAAAAGGCGGTTTCAGAATTCTGCAAGTCGATAAAATCGATAAAGTTGATTGA
- a CDS encoding LytTR family DNA-binding domain-containing protein, with the protein MENLSLSALLDVIGEVFSDEISIVVSNTEEYLYYLPSKRVDLKIRPGDPVKEGTIAQKAISQKQKVSEFINRDVFGVPYHGMAVPFYHDGELEGCVTAIYPVYTDGKSVVTVKTHDGWIPVPFASVKYVEVKDRKTYVMAEGFSGTHKNTLQEFEYLLPRESFVRCHRSFIVNVHHIKGIYPDTHSTFVLEMDNGTRIPVSQSYSSYFRKLLGF; encoded by the coding sequence ATGGAGAATTTAAGTCTCAGTGCACTGTTAGATGTCATTGGGGAAGTGTTTTCAGATGAAATCTCTATAGTGGTGTCGAATACGGAGGAGTACCTCTATTATCTGCCCAGCAAGCGGGTTGATTTAAAAATTAGGCCGGGGGATCCCGTGAAGGAAGGCACGATCGCACAGAAGGCTATTTCCCAGAAACAAAAAGTGTCGGAGTTCATCAACCGTGATGTGTTTGGTGTCCCTTATCATGGGATGGCGGTTCCGTTTTATCATGACGGGGAACTAGAGGGGTGTGTAACTGCAATATACCCCGTGTATACGGATGGGAAATCTGTCGTTACCGTAAAGACACATGATGGATGGATTCCTGTTCCTTTCGCAAGCGTAAAATATGTTGAGGTGAAAGACCGGAAAACATATGTGATGGCGGAGGGTTTTTCAGGAACTCATAAAAATACGTTACAAGAGTTTGAATATCTATTGCCGCGAGAGTCATTTGTACGATGTCATCGCTCCTTTATCGTTAATGTTCATCACATCAAGGGGATTTACCCTGATACGCACTCGACTTTTGTCTTGGAAATGGATAATGGAACAAGAATTCCAGTTAGCCAATCCTATTCCAGTTACTTTCGTAAACTTTTAGGGTTTTAA
- a CDS encoding acetyl-CoA hydrolase/transferase family protein gives MGNHMDRIKNVQLRDVVVSPTEAASWIEDGMTLGLSGFTRAGDAKAVPLALVKRAETETFKVNVFTGASLGSDIDRLFAEADIIHKRLPFQADPTMRKKINNGDLLFVDHHLSHTAELIRAEVVEPIDFAILEAVSITEDGMIIPTTSVGNSLTFAQHAKAIIIEINMAQSTQLEGLHDLYDPGKQGERSPIQLMKVDDRIGTIGIPIDMKKVKGIVFTDQLDSPSTIVAPDQETEIMAEHLLTFLRTEIQAGRLTERLAPLQSGIGSVANAVLHGMINSEFKDLEVYSEVLQDSVFDLIDAGKVRFASCASITLSEEKMDQVFNNFEKYRDKLIMRPQEISNHPEIIRRLGLISINTALELDIYGNVNSTHVSGTKMMNGIGGSGDFARNARLAIFVTKSTAKGGNISSIVPFVSHVDHTEHDVDIIVTEQGYADLRGLAPRERVELIIERCAHPMYREQLRAYYEEALERGGHTPHVLEKAFSWHANLAKNGTMRELVEELV, from the coding sequence ATGGGAAATCATATGGATCGAATTAAAAATGTTCAATTGAGAGACGTTGTTGTCTCACCGACAGAGGCGGCGTCTTGGATTGAAGACGGTATGACGCTAGGGTTAAGTGGATTTACACGTGCGGGTGACGCAAAAGCGGTTCCACTGGCATTGGTGAAACGTGCGGAAACCGAAACGTTCAAAGTGAATGTGTTTACGGGCGCATCGTTAGGGTCTGATATCGATCGACTGTTTGCTGAAGCTGATATTATACATAAAAGATTACCATTCCAAGCAGATCCAACGATGCGGAAAAAGATTAATAACGGCGATCTTCTATTTGTGGATCATCATTTGTCGCATACCGCGGAACTTATTCGTGCTGAAGTCGTCGAGCCAATTGACTTTGCGATTTTGGAAGCGGTTTCAATAACGGAAGACGGAATGATTATTCCAACGACCTCGGTCGGTAACTCATTGACGTTCGCGCAACATGCAAAAGCAATTATTATAGAAATTAATATGGCGCAGTCTACACAATTGGAAGGGCTGCATGATTTATACGATCCGGGTAAACAGGGTGAAAGGTCGCCGATTCAGTTAATGAAAGTAGATGACCGGATTGGTACGATTGGCATTCCTATTGACATGAAAAAGGTAAAAGGAATCGTCTTCACAGACCAACTGGATTCTCCTTCTACGATTGTAGCGCCTGATCAAGAAACAGAAATTATGGCAGAGCATTTATTAACGTTCCTTCGTACTGAGATTCAAGCAGGTCGGTTAACTGAACGTCTAGCACCATTACAGTCAGGAATTGGATCGGTAGCGAATGCAGTTCTTCACGGAATGATCAACTCAGAATTCAAGGATTTAGAAGTGTATTCAGAAGTACTGCAGGATTCTGTGTTTGATTTGATTGATGCAGGAAAAGTACGTTTCGCATCTTGTGCATCAATTACATTATCTGAAGAGAAGATGGATCAGGTCTTTAATAACTTTGAAAAGTATCGAGACAAGCTTATCATGCGTCCGCAGGAAATTTCGAACCATCCGGAAATTATCCGTCGTCTCGGCTTAATATCCATAAATACAGCACTTGAACTCGATATCTACGGCAACGTCAATTCGACGCATGTTTCAGGGACGAAGATGATGAACGGTATCGGCGGATCAGGTGATTTTGCCCGCAATGCACGCCTTGCTATTTTCGTTACGAAGTCAACGGCAAAAGGCGGTAACATTTCAAGTATCGTCCCGTTCGTTTCACATGTGGACCACACAGAGCATGATGTCGACATTATTGTTACAGAGCAAGGCTATGCAGATTTACGCGGACTTGCCCCAAGGGAACGTGTGGAGCTCATAATCGAACGTTGCGCACACCCGATGTACCGCGAGCAACTTCGCGCTTATTACGAAGAGGCGCTTGAAAGAGGCGGTCATACGCCACATGTCTTGGAAAAAGCATTTTCATGGCATGCAAATTTGGCGAAGAACGGAACAATGCGCGAGCTTGTTGAAGAGTTGGTATAA
- a CDS encoding M20 family metallopeptidase, producing MSIVNEKTNILFHSIEQNHDLYIQTSQEIHANPEIGNEEVYASAKHVALLEDAGFEVKTAVAGHETSFYAVKDSGKKGPTIAYLAEYDALPGLGHACGHNIIGTTSVAAGIALAEALPETGGRVVVLGTPAEEGGPNGSAKGSFVRHGYLKDVDVALMIHPSGKTATTGESLAVDPLDFHFYGKPAHASGSPEQGINALDAVIQLFNGINALRQQLPSEVRIHGIITHGGDAPNIIPEYASARFYIRAESWQKTVETSDKVRNIAEGAALATGATVKIERFQNEVKDLVLNSVLDETLHVELETLGEVVHTEKRKGKGSTDAGNISYVVPTAHPYIKIGPDDLIAHTVEFREAAKSELGNQALITGAKALASTGYRLLTDAELLHRVKEEFERALAAKV from the coding sequence ATGAGCATTGTAAATGAAAAGACGAACATATTATTCCATTCAATTGAACAGAACCATGACTTATATATTCAAACGAGTCAGGAAATTCATGCAAACCCGGAAATCGGAAACGAAGAAGTGTATGCAAGTGCTAAACATGTTGCGCTGTTGGAAGATGCAGGGTTTGAAGTAAAAACAGCGGTTGCTGGTCATGAAACATCGTTTTATGCTGTGAAAGACAGTGGAAAAAAAGGTCCGACAATCGCTTACCTTGCTGAATATGATGCACTTCCTGGGTTAGGACATGCATGCGGACATAATATTATTGGAACAACAAGTGTTGCAGCGGGGATTGCACTTGCCGAAGCGCTTCCTGAAACGGGCGGCCGCGTTGTCGTTTTAGGCACACCAGCTGAAGAAGGCGGTCCGAATGGCAGCGCAAAAGGCAGCTTCGTTAGACACGGTTATTTAAAGGACGTAGATGTTGCGCTCATGATCCATCCATCTGGAAAGACAGCTACAACAGGTGAATCACTCGCTGTGGACCCACTCGATTTTCATTTTTACGGAAAACCAGCTCACGCATCAGGTTCTCCTGAACAAGGTATCAATGCGCTGGACGCTGTCATCCAACTGTTCAACGGCATTAACGCCCTGCGTCAGCAGCTGCCTTCTGAGGTCCGCATCCACGGTATTATTACACACGGCGGCGATGCACCCAATATTATTCCCGAATACGCATCTGCACGTTTTTACATCCGTGCGGAATCTTGGCAGAAAACAGTCGAGACTTCTGACAAAGTCCGGAATATTGCTGAAGGCGCCGCCCTTGCAACGGGTGCAACCGTTAAAATTGAACGTTTCCAAAACGAAGTGAAAGACCTCGTTCTGAACTCCGTATTGGATGAAACGTTACACGTGGAACTTGAAACACTTGGTGAAGTCGTCCATACCGAAAAACGGAAAGGCAAAGGTTCGACGGATGCGGGCAACATTAGCTATGTAGTTCCGACTGCACATCCATACATTAAAATCGGGCCAGATGACTTGATTGCCCATACGGTTGAATTCAGGGAAGCTGCAAAATCGGAGCTTGGCAACCAAGCATTGATTACAGGAGCGAAAGCACTTGCGTCTACGGGGTATAGGCTGCTAACGGATGCCGAACTTCTTCATCGCGTGAAAGAGGAATTTGAAAGAGCACTTGCAGCAAAAGTATAA
- a CDS encoding MetQ/NlpA family ABC transporter substrate-binding protein, whose translation MRKLWLVSLAVLTAIVLAACGGKESGNSDTVKVKIGVNGADGVQWPLLKEKAAKEGIEIELVEFADYTLPNNALAQGDIDLNAFQHFSFLSQYVKESKNELVPIGSTMFAPLGVYSEKIKDISEIKEGDKIAIPDDPSNQARALRLLESADLISLSDDFGLFGDPTKITENPLNLEIIPMVAQQTPRILPDVTAAIINNGIAGQAGFSPGEDPLFRESSDDESIYPYVNLIVASGKEKNNKTFKRIVELYQEEDIEKAIEEDTKGGSYLIKLTPEEIDTVFEDLKK comes from the coding sequence ATGAGGAAATTATGGTTAGTAAGTTTAGCAGTATTAACTGCTATTGTACTCGCTGCTTGCGGCGGTAAAGAAAGCGGAAATAGTGATACAGTCAAAGTGAAAATTGGTGTCAACGGTGCAGATGGTGTCCAATGGCCATTGCTGAAAGAAAAAGCGGCAAAAGAAGGAATTGAAATCGAACTTGTCGAATTCGCAGATTACACATTGCCAAATAATGCACTTGCACAAGGCGATATCGACTTAAATGCATTCCAACATTTCTCGTTCCTATCCCAATATGTAAAAGAAAGTAAAAATGAACTTGTTCCAATTGGCTCGACGATGTTTGCACCACTTGGCGTTTACTCTGAAAAAATTAAGGATATTTCTGAAATCAAAGAAGGCGACAAAATTGCGATTCCAGATGACCCTTCAAACCAAGCACGTGCGCTACGCCTACTAGAAAGTGCTGATTTAATTTCACTTTCAGATGACTTTGGATTGTTTGGTGACCCGACAAAAATCACTGAAAATCCATTGAACCTAGAAATCATTCCTATGGTTGCTCAACAAACACCTCGTATATTGCCAGATGTGACTGCAGCGATTATTAACAACGGAATTGCTGGACAAGCAGGATTTTCACCAGGAGAGGATCCACTCTTTAGAGAATCAAGTGACGATGAGAGTATTTACCCATATGTGAATTTAATCGTAGCAAGCGGGAAAGAAAAAAACAATAAAACATTCAAACGGATCGTTGAGTTATATCAAGAAGAAGATATTGAAAAAGCTATCGAAGAAGATACAAAAGGCGGATCATATCTTATTAAGTTAACACCGGAAGAGATTGATACCGTCTTTGAAGACCTTAAAAAATAA
- a CDS encoding methionine ABC transporter permease: MNVDWLTFWPRIVEATGETLIMVIATLVFGSIFGIAIGLLLFVTRQNNILENKLVSQILNIVINIVRPVPFIIFLVAISQLTRLVVGTTIGTAAAIFPMTIVATFVIARVVENNLVSIDPGVIEAAQAMGASPLRIIFTVLIPEALGPLILGLTFVSVSLIDFSAVAGTVGGGGLGHVAMTYGYQRFDGSVMLVTVVILIIMVQLAQWLGNTLSKKIMRR; this comes from the coding sequence ATGAACGTTGATTGGCTTACATTTTGGCCCCGGATTGTAGAAGCAACCGGCGAAACACTGATCATGGTAATCGCCACTCTCGTTTTTGGTTCCATTTTTGGAATTGCAATTGGCCTGCTATTATTTGTCACTAGGCAAAATAATATTTTGGAAAACAAACTTGTTTCTCAAATATTAAATATAGTCATTAACATCGTTCGGCCTGTTCCGTTCATCATCTTCTTAGTAGCCATTTCACAACTGACAAGATTAGTTGTCGGGACAACAATCGGAACTGCAGCAGCCATTTTTCCGATGACAATTGTTGCAACATTCGTCATTGCCCGAGTTGTTGAAAATAACTTGGTCAGCATTGATCCTGGCGTTATTGAAGCAGCACAGGCAATGGGTGCAAGCCCTCTTCGGATTATCTTCACGGTTTTGATACCAGAAGCATTGGGTCCACTTATTTTAGGACTTACCTTCGTTTCCGTCAGTCTTATCGATTTCTCGGCAGTTGCCGGAACAGTTGGCGGCGGAGGTCTTGGACATGTCGCGATGACATACGGTTATCAACGGTTCGACGGTAGTGTCATGCTCGTTACGGTCGTCATTTTAATCATCATGGTGCAATTGGCACAATGGCTTGGCAATACACTTTCTAAAAAAATCATGCGTCGGTAA
- a CDS encoding methionine ABC transporter ATP-binding protein, with the protein MIEFKNASKTFALGKREVHAVKDVSLFVEKGEIFGIIGFSGAGKSTLLRLVNMLERPTSGSVFIRDIDVSTLSSKDLRTQRRNIGMIFQNFNLLNSRTVAGNIAYPLKLGGMQKKAIAERVEELLDFVGLADKAKDYPDQLSGGQKQRVGIARALATSPDILICDEATSALDPDTTADILRLLKKVNKDLGITILLITHEMHVIQTICDKVAVMENGEVIETGDVFETFTDPQHSTTQRFIQSVQQDLPSEKLINEWQSKGGTKLYRVIFKGDIASDPVLSKVTRKHDVDFNIVYGSVRELQERFFGNLLVSFEGETDAVSHVLKELELIVDIEEVLKDER; encoded by the coding sequence ATGATTGAATTTAAAAATGCATCCAAGACGTTCGCCCTTGGGAAGCGTGAGGTACATGCGGTAAAAGATGTTTCTCTTTTCGTTGAAAAAGGTGAAATTTTCGGCATCATCGGTTTTAGCGGCGCTGGAAAAAGCACATTGCTACGGTTAGTAAATATGCTTGAACGCCCGACTTCAGGCTCTGTTTTCATTCGAGACATCGACGTCAGTACATTATCCTCAAAAGATTTACGGACGCAACGTCGCAACATCGGCATGATTTTTCAGAACTTCAACTTGCTGAACTCACGGACAGTTGCAGGAAACATCGCGTATCCTTTGAAACTTGGCGGAATGCAAAAAAAAGCAATTGCGGAACGCGTCGAGGAATTATTGGACTTCGTTGGCCTGGCCGATAAAGCTAAAGATTATCCGGACCAACTATCAGGAGGGCAAAAGCAACGCGTAGGTATAGCCAGAGCACTCGCCACTTCACCAGACATCCTTATCTGTGATGAAGCCACATCTGCACTAGATCCTGATACGACCGCCGATATACTGCGGTTGTTGAAAAAGGTGAATAAGGATTTGGGTATTACAATCCTCCTTATCACACATGAAATGCATGTCATTCAAACAATTTGCGACAAAGTAGCGGTCATGGAAAATGGAGAAGTAATCGAAACAGGTGATGTTTTTGAAACATTTACTGATCCTCAACATTCGACAACACAACGATTCATCCAATCCGTGCAGCAGGATCTACCTTCAGAAAAATTGATTAATGAGTGGCAATCAAAAGGTGGTACCAAGTTATATCGAGTTATTTTCAAAGGAGACATTGCAAGTGATCCTGTTCTTTCAAAAGTTACACGTAAACACGATGTTGATTTCAACATCGTTTACGGTTCAGTTCGAGAATTACAGGAACGATTTTTTGGCAATCTACTTGTTTCATTTGAAGGAGAAACGGATGCTGTAAGCCATGTATTAAAAGAACTTGAATTAATTGTAGACATAGAGGAGGTCCTAAAAGATGAACGTTGA
- a CDS encoding sulfite exporter TauE/SafE family protein, with product MTIFIFISIILFASILQTSTGFGFSIMATPFLLMIFNPMEAIQINLVLSLVISSALIAKIRKDVDTDLLKKLIIGSLSGLPIGIILFISADINKLKTGIGIVLLLLTLLLVLNLRIKRTKRGDFVVGGLSGTLTTGIGMPGPPLLLYFAGTAMQKETLRATTLAFYLFIYSVSLLIQVLFVGTNKGIWTSIGMALPLVFAGLYLGQLLFRHISQKTFRIFTYGILLFTGVYLLIK from the coding sequence ATGACAATTTTCATATTTATTAGCATTATACTTTTTGCGTCCATTTTACAGACAAGTACAGGGTTTGGTTTTTCGATCATGGCGACACCTTTTCTACTTATGATTTTCAATCCGATGGAGGCCATTCAGATTAACCTAGTTTTATCGCTTGTTATTTCGAGCGCACTTATTGCTAAAATACGTAAAGATGTGGATACAGACCTATTAAAAAAGTTGATAATCGGGAGCTTATCTGGACTGCCAATTGGTATCATTTTGTTCATTTCGGCGGATATCAACAAATTGAAAACGGGCATAGGCATTGTTCTTCTTTTGCTAACACTGCTGCTTGTCCTGAACCTTCGAATTAAGAGAACTAAACGTGGGGACTTTGTTGTTGGCGGATTATCCGGTACGTTGACGACAGGAATTGGCATGCCAGGTCCGCCGCTTTTGCTCTACTTTGCAGGAACGGCTATGCAAAAAGAAACATTACGTGCAACGACACTCGCGTTTTATTTATTCATCTATTCCGTTAGTCTACTCATTCAAGTGCTTTTTGTTGGTACAAATAAAGGTATCTGGACCTCAATCGGAATGGCACTGCCGCTAGTATTTGCTGGATTGTATCTAGGACAACTACTATTCCGTCATATCAGTCAAAAGACCTTTCGGATCTTCACATATGGCATTTTACTATTTACGGGCGTTTATTTATTAATAAAATGA
- a CDS encoding NAD(P)-dependent oxidoreductase, translating into MKIALFGATGRVGGEVLNLALAEGHEVTVLVRSPEKLAPHDRLTIIQGDVRDVVAVSDAVAGMDVVFSSLGTDQTTTLTEAVPHMIRAMEDTGINRLVTIGTAGILQSKIDPEKLRYEAGDTNRRLTFAAEEHHKVYDRLRQSGLEWTIVCPTYLPDGVAVGDYRTERDLLPEDGKQISVGDTAAFAYGELLQGDNIGFRVGISY; encoded by the coding sequence ATGAAAATCGCATTGTTTGGGGCAACAGGGCGCGTGGGTGGGGAAGTCCTAAATTTAGCATTAGCAGAAGGGCATGAAGTGACGGTACTTGTCCGTTCACCTGAGAAATTGGCGCCACATGATAGGTTGACGATTATCCAAGGTGATGTCCGTGATGTTGTAGCAGTTTCGGATGCTGTTGCTGGAATGGACGTTGTATTCAGTTCGCTAGGTACAGACCAGACAACAACGTTGACTGAGGCAGTTCCTCATATGATAAGAGCGATGGAGGATACGGGAATTAATCGGCTAGTCACAATTGGGACAGCAGGCATCTTGCAAAGTAAGATTGATCCCGAAAAACTGCGTTATGAAGCTGGAGATACAAATCGTCGACTAACTTTTGCAGCGGAGGAGCACCATAAAGTGTATGACAGGCTGCGTCAATCGGGGCTTGAGTGGACAATTGTCTGCCCTACTTATTTACCGGATGGTGTTGCAGTGGGTGACTACAGAACTGAGCGCGACTTGTTGCCAGAGGACGGTAAACAAATATCCGTTGGTGACACAGCTGCTTTTGCTTACGGTGAACTACTGCAAGGCGATAATATCGGTTTTCGTGTCGGGATTTCATATTAG
- a CDS encoding DUF4358 domain-containing protein: MKKKFGMLICAMVIFTMVGCSGSGLNDGIKDEVSVKDIMESIKGQVVQDIKDAGFDDGQTDEEILQNYVETNLVNAKTDDSMTQIFMERTELDKELLAEGLMFNSMFNINSDEIIVLKAKNEKDAESLKASLQKELDAQIQTWEQYLPDQYEKVKNNVLKTTGDFILYVTYGNVDAVEQIFDEKVK; the protein is encoded by the coding sequence ATGAAAAAAAAGTTTGGAATGCTTATATGTGCAATGGTTATCTTTACGATGGTGGGTTGTTCGGGATCAGGATTAAATGACGGTATAAAGGACGAAGTTTCCGTCAAAGACATAATGGAAAGTATTAAGGGGCAAGTTGTACAAGATATAAAAGATGCAGGATTCGACGATGGACAAACTGATGAGGAAATTCTTCAAAATTATGTGGAGACGAATTTAGTAAATGCTAAAACAGACGATTCAATGACACAAATATTTATGGAGCGAACAGAACTTGATAAAGAGTTACTAGCAGAAGGTTTGATGTTCAACTCTATGTTTAATATCAATTCGGATGAAATAATTGTCTTGAAAGCGAAGAATGAGAAGGACGCAGAATCATTGAAAGCCTCGTTGCAAAAAGAATTAGATGCACAAATACAAACATGGGAACAATATCTTCCTGATCAATATGAAAAAGTGAAAAACAATGTGTTAAAAACGACAGGTGATTTTATTCTATACGTTACGTATGGCAATGTAGATGCAGTAGAGCAGATTTTTGATGAAAAAGTAAAGTGA